The following coding sequences lie in one Arachis hypogaea cultivar Tifrunner chromosome 9, arahy.Tifrunner.gnm2.J5K5, whole genome shotgun sequence genomic window:
- the LOC112711051 gene encoding early nodulin-like protein 8 — protein MTANHHFSHNWLLLCLLLISFQIQTSVHCFQYKVGDLDSWGIPTSSNPQLYTKWSKNNDIKIGDSLLFLYPPSQDSLVQVTLENYKRCNIKNPILYMNNGNSLFNITSKGEYFFTSGEPGHCQKNQKIHITVGVNASSDVDAPSPYGSATSSAPSYQPVFGSIPQPPSQSMVASDSSHIASNSQALIIGFVMCLLFSALM, from the exons ATGACGGCCAATCACCATTTTAGCCATAACTGGTTATTGTTGTGTCTCTTGCTCATATCCTTCCAAATCCAAACTTCTGTTCATTGCTTCCAATACAAGGTTGGAGATCTAGATTCTTGGGGCATTCCCACTTCATCAAATCCACAACTATACACCAAATGGTCCAAAAATAATGATATCAAGATTGGTGACTCCCTTT TGTTTTTATACCCACCAAGTCAAGATTCATTGGTTCAAGTAACATTGGAAAACTACAAGAGGTGCAACATTAAGAACCCTATATTGTACATGAACAATGGCAATTCATTGTTCAACATCACATCAAAAGGTGAATACTTCTTCACCAGTGGAGAGCCAGGGCACTGTCAGAAGAATCAGAAGATTCATATAACTGTTGGTGTTAATGCTTCTTCAGACGTTGATGCTCCATCACCATATGGATCAGCAACTTCTTCTGCACCTTCTTATCAACCTGTTTTTGGGAGCATTCCACAGCCTCCTTCTCAATCCATGGTAGCCTCAGATTCATCTCACATTGCTTCAAATTCTCAAGCTCTTATCATTGGATTTGTGATGTGTTTGCTCTTCTCTGCCTTAATGTAA